The Novosphingobium sp. Gsoil 351 genome contains the following window.
GAGGCACCTGATGGCTGCGGTTGAGCATCGCAACCTGCTCAAGGCGGCGGATAAGACCTTCATTTCGCAGTCGGGGCTGAGCCGCAGCATAAAGAGCCTCGAGCATAGGCTCGGGGTGCCCTTGCTGATCCGAGGGCCCAAAGGGGTCGAGCCGACGGTCTATGGCCAAAGCGTGCTGCGCCGCGCGAAGGTGATACTCAACGAAGTCGCCAAGTCGATCCAGGAGGTCCGCGCGATCGAACAGGCGCGGGTTGGCGAAGTGACTTTCGGGATCACGCCGAACTATGCGACTTACTTGGTCCCGCAATTGCTCGCCGCGCTTCACCGCGACCGGCCCGGGCTGCGCGTCACGGTGATCACCGACGGCTTCGTCGAGCTGATCGAGCGGGTGAAGTCCGAATCGATCGATTTCGCGTTTGGCCTGATCGGCCAGGTCCGGCGCAGCGACGGGATCGTCATCGAGACGATCCGCGCCCATCGCGCCCGGGTCATGGCTGCAGCCGACCATCCCCTCGCTCGCGCCGGGGTGTGCACCAGCGAGGACCTAGCGCGCGCCGAATGGGCGATGCTTAACGGCGAGGGCGTCCAGCGTAGCTTCGGGCTGTTCTTTGAGAACCGCGGCCTGCCGGTTC
Protein-coding sequences here:
- a CDS encoding LysR family transcriptional regulator is translated as MEIQQLRHLMAAVEHRNLLKAADKTFISQSGLSRSIKSLEHRLGVPLLIRGPKGVEPTVYGQSVLRRAKVILNEVAKSIQEVRAIEQARVGEVTFGITPNYATYLVPQLLAALHRDRPGLRVTVITDGFVELIERVKSESIDFAFGLIGQVRRSDGIVIETIRAHRARVMAAADHPLARAGVCTSEDLARAEWAMLNGEGVQRSFGLFFENRGLPVPAQVMRSNSISLVRQMVKDSNVLSILPEEVVHADIEAGEIVALECETPVEQTRVGLFFREGGLLTPQAELVIDRFRRAASPIEEAVAA